The Paenibacillus sophorae genome has a segment encoding these proteins:
- a CDS encoding NTP transferase domain-containing protein has translation MRVAGIYLAAGQSSRMGTSKVSLRLSQDVALGSVALSELERCGLEPLAVVVRADDKLEWLPPESGVPGSRRTETCLTAHLGLSFSLRCGLNAVLPAEPDAVVVALADQPFITAGLIGRLIETFRSSPTLDYVASKGNGTVMPPALFSKSLFPALQQLDGDRGAAGIFRSPDYKGAVIEGESPLFFMDADTEGDFREVHREWMLRSDRKRDSADI, from the coding sequence ATGAGAGTTGCCGGAATTTATCTGGCGGCGGGGCAGAGTAGCCGGATGGGCACCTCCAAGGTTTCTCTGAGGCTGTCGCAGGACGTCGCGCTTGGGAGCGTCGCCCTCAGTGAGCTGGAACGCTGCGGCCTCGAGCCGCTGGCCGTGGTCGTACGGGCCGACGACAAGCTGGAGTGGCTTCCGCCCGAGAGCGGAGTCCCGGGATCAAGACGGACGGAGACTTGCCTGACCGCCCATTTAGGGCTGTCCTTCTCTCTCCGCTGCGGCTTGAATGCGGTGCTGCCGGCCGAGCCGGACGCGGTGGTGGTCGCGCTCGCCGACCAGCCGTTCATTACGGCCGGGTTGATCGGCCGTCTGATTGAGACCTTCCGGTCCTCGCCGACTCTGGATTACGTAGCTTCCAAAGGCAACGGAACGGTCATGCCGCCGGCCCTCTTCTCCAAATCGCTGTTTCCGGCGCTCCAGCAGCTTGACGGCGACCGCGGCGCGGCAGGCATATTCCGTTCCCCGGACTATAAGGGCGCGGTAATTGAAGGGGAGTCCCCCTTATTCTTCATGGACGCCGATACAGAAGGGGATTTCAGGGAAGTTCACCGGGAGTGGATGCTTAGAAGCGACCGGAAGCGAGACTCTGCCGATATATAA
- the uraH gene encoding hydroxyisourate hydrolase yields the protein MSGRLTTHVLDLARGIPVSGIVLQLRRLENGESLLLREAATNADGRLDTPLLEDAEMKPGEYELLFHAGDYFRKMDAEISETSSSRVQESTGFLDLIPIRFHIGSEGGHYHVPLLLAPGGYSTYRGS from the coding sequence ATGAGCGGACGCTTGACTACCCATGTACTTGATCTGGCGCGGGGCATACCCGTTTCCGGCATCGTTCTGCAGCTTAGGCGGCTGGAGAACGGAGAAAGTCTGCTGCTTCGCGAGGCGGCTACGAATGCGGACGGGAGACTGGATACTCCGCTGCTGGAGGATGCAGAGATGAAGCCCGGCGAATATGAGCTGCTGTTCCACGCGGGAGATTATTTTCGGAAAATGGATGCGGAAATCTCGGAGACATCCTCGTCCCGTGTACAAGAATCAACCGGATTTCTCGATCTGATCCCGATCCGATTCCATATCGGCAGCGAAGGCGGCCACTATCATGTCCCGCTTCTGCTCGCTCCCGGAGGATACAGCACCTATCGCGGAAGCTGA
- a CDS encoding amidase, giving the protein MDNRYGAFIDPGLEVSPLARGPLDGLTFAVKDVFAVKGHVSSAGNPDWLRSHPAAEEHAAAVRSLLLAGAALKGAAHTDELMYSLGGENIHYGTPVNPRGAGRIPGGSSSGSAVAVAAGSVDFALGTDTGGSVRVPSAYCGIYGFRPSHGAVDMNGVIPLAPQFDTVGWMAKSAGLLHMVGRVLLGGAGEGETLTESAHGSTASSAQAAKLQIDTLYIPEDAWALTEPESAGELTGALKVLQAGAGRSVQTEAAPEGLKVWMDVFRELQGSEIWETHGSWVRKERPTFAPDIAARFNLAEELYGRNLEAAVSFRQKAAVRLRNLLGENGAMVIPTVPGPAPLVGGDAAQLEFNRSGAMSLCCIAGLTGLPQITLPVSGPGGLPLGLSVIGGFGQDLRLLAWVNEIWKPALV; this is encoded by the coding sequence TTGGACAACCGGTATGGAGCATTTATCGATCCGGGACTTGAGGTATCGCCGCTTGCCCGCGGACCTTTGGACGGATTGACCTTTGCAGTCAAGGACGTCTTTGCGGTCAAGGGACATGTCTCTTCGGCGGGTAACCCGGACTGGCTGCGCAGCCATCCGGCGGCGGAAGAACATGCTGCAGCGGTTCGCAGCCTGCTGCTTGCAGGGGCCGCTCTCAAAGGCGCGGCACACACGGATGAACTGATGTACAGCCTTGGCGGGGAAAATATTCATTACGGCACGCCGGTGAATCCGCGGGGAGCGGGGAGAATTCCCGGCGGTTCTTCCAGCGGCTCGGCAGTCGCGGTCGCCGCGGGAAGCGTAGACTTCGCTCTGGGGACGGATACGGGCGGCTCTGTCCGCGTACCGTCCGCATACTGCGGTATTTATGGCTTTCGGCCGAGTCATGGAGCGGTTGATATGAATGGAGTTATCCCGCTTGCGCCGCAGTTTGATACCGTCGGCTGGATGGCAAAGAGCGCCGGACTTTTGCACATGGTCGGCAGGGTGCTGCTCGGCGGAGCGGGCGAAGGAGAGACCCTGACGGAGTCTGCCCATGGTTCTACCGCATCATCAGCCCAAGCAGCTAAGCTTCAAATAGATACACTGTACATCCCGGAGGATGCCTGGGCGCTGACGGAGCCGGAAAGCGCCGGGGAATTAACCGGCGCCTTGAAGGTTTTGCAGGCCGGCGCCGGGAGAAGCGTGCAGACCGAAGCGGCTCCGGAAGGACTGAAGGTCTGGATGGATGTCTTTCGGGAGCTTCAGGGCAGTGAAATATGGGAAACTCATGGAAGCTGGGTGCGTAAGGAGCGGCCAACCTTTGCGCCGGATATTGCCGCCCGCTTTAACCTTGCGGAAGAACTGTACGGCCGTAATCTTGAAGCCGCGGTCTCATTCCGTCAGAAAGCTGCCGTCCGGCTCCGCAACCTGCTTGGCGAGAACGGAGCAATGGTTATTCCGACAGTACCGGGTCCCGCACCGTTAGTCGGCGGCGATGCGGCGCAGCTGGAGTTTAACCGCAGCGGAGCTATGTCGCTCTGCTGCATCGCAGGCCTAACCGGTCTTCCGCAAATCACGCTGCCGGTGAGCGGTCCTGGCGGTCTTCCGCTTGGACTGTCCGTCATCGGCGGCTTTGGCCAGGACCTGCGCTTGCTGGCATGGGTGAATGAAATATGGAAACCGGCGCTGGTTTGA
- the uraD gene encoding 2-oxo-4-hydroxy-4-carboxy-5-ureidoimidazoline decarboxylase: protein METPASPLTLSEINEMSKEEFVETLGGIFEHSPWVAESAYTSRPFGSVGELHEAMAEAARSAGREKTLSLLRAHPDLATRLQVTPLSAAEQKGAGLDQLTPEEFELLNDLNKKYTDKFQFPFILAVRGKNKDDIIESVSERVHLSPEEEWNRALFEIGKITKFRLEDLLAE, encoded by the coding sequence ATGGAAACCCCTGCTTCACCACTAACACTGTCAGAGATTAACGAAATGAGCAAGGAAGAGTTCGTGGAGACGCTTGGCGGCATTTTTGAACATTCGCCATGGGTCGCCGAATCGGCTTACACTTCCCGTCCCTTCGGATCGGTTGGCGAACTGCACGAAGCGATGGCGGAGGCTGCCCGAAGCGCAGGCCGGGAGAAGACTTTGTCGCTGCTGCGGGCGCATCCCGATCTGGCGACGAGGCTCCAAGTAACACCGCTGTCGGCGGCCGAGCAGAAAGGTGCGGGGCTTGACCAGTTGACCCCGGAGGAATTTGAATTGTTAAACGATCTGAACAAGAAGTATACGGACAAATTCCAGTTTCCGTTCATTCTGGCTGTCCGGGGCAAAAACAAAGACGACATCATTGAATCTGTCAGCGAGCGGGTACACCTGTCACCTGAGGAAGAATGGAACAGAGCCTTATTCGAAATCGGCAAAATTACGAAGTTTCGCTTGGAGGATCTCCTGGCGGAGTAA
- a CDS encoding ABC transporter permease, with amino-acid sequence MPWRLEYDSSRIRTPWWTPIVSVALALVLCAIFIYANGMSPVTVYSKMFKGAFGTSYGITETLVKAIPLLLCGLGIAVAYRISVWNIGAEGQLTVGAMAATAVTVYFPNLPGFWSILLMLIFGVAAGAFWGLLTAIPKTHFGVNELITSLMLNYVALLALDYVVFGPWKDPNGFNMPGSPVFTDAQSLPVLGGTRLHIGLIFALVAVVIYYLMIRFTRWGYELRLIGANPTAARYAGIHIKRHIIIVMLISGGLAGLAGMAEVSGVSHKLMQGISPGYGYTAIIVAWLAKLNPLGLVVTSVLFGGLIVGGFSVQTIGLPSSISEMLQGAILFFLIAGDMVTRFRIRRGA; translated from the coding sequence ATGCCCTGGCGGCTGGAATATGATTCATCCCGCATCCGCACGCCGTGGTGGACGCCGATCGTATCGGTGGCGCTGGCACTCGTGCTGTGCGCGATTTTTATCTATGCCAACGGAATGAGCCCGGTAACCGTCTACTCCAAAATGTTTAAAGGTGCCTTCGGAACGTCATACGGCATCACCGAAACGCTCGTCAAAGCCATTCCGCTGTTGCTGTGCGGACTCGGCATCGCCGTGGCCTACCGGATTTCGGTCTGGAATATCGGAGCCGAGGGACAGTTGACGGTTGGGGCGATGGCAGCAACCGCCGTTACGGTTTATTTTCCGAATCTGCCCGGCTTTTGGTCCATTCTGCTGATGTTGATCTTCGGCGTTGCCGCCGGCGCTTTCTGGGGGCTGCTCACGGCCATTCCTAAGACGCATTTCGGGGTGAACGAGCTGATTACGTCGCTTATGCTCAACTATGTGGCGCTGCTGGCCCTTGATTACGTCGTATTCGGACCGTGGAAAGATCCTAACGGCTTCAATATGCCGGGCTCGCCGGTATTCACCGACGCGCAATCGCTGCCTGTACTCGGGGGAACCCGGCTGCATATCGGCCTGATCTTTGCACTGGTTGCGGTTGTCATTTATTATCTGATGATCCGATTTACCCGCTGGGGCTACGAGCTGCGTTTGATCGGAGCGAATCCGACGGCAGCCCGCTACGCCGGCATTCACATTAAACGCCATATTATTATTGTCATGCTGATCAGCGGAGGGCTTGCGGGTCTTGCCGGTATGGCCGAGGTATCGGGGGTAAGCCATAAGCTGATGCAGGGCATTTCGCCGGGCTATGGGTATACCGCCATTATCGTAGCCTGGCTCGCTAAGCTGAATCCGCTCGGGCTTGTTGTCACTTCGGTGCTGTTCGGCGGATTGATTGTCGGCGGTTTTAGTGTACAGACCATCGGTCTGCCGTCTTCCATTTCGGAAATGCTGCAGGGCGCGATCTTGTTTTTCCTGATTGCCGGCGATATGGTCACCCGCTTCCGCATTCGCCGGGGAGCGTAG
- a CDS encoding XdhC family protein, with protein sequence MSVYDIVSHIKRDETPAVLATLIGVEGHSYRKAGAVMLFHEEGTIGSLSPGCLESDLQLRTGEVWKSGMPETVEYDMLSQDDFSWGEAVGCGGKIKVVLEPVKGELRNLLLEAHNLMTSGQSVILRRSRADGSYAYSVESAAGAQETRAVGGWSEASFATLLVPKPRLVLFGPGHDARPIADLAVRAGFRVAITDWREGSLRHDFAAAERVICSPGEAADRLHIGSRDYVLICSHQLQRDRIFLENIIKHKPCYIGIIGSKARIGMLLDGLDAPETLYAPVGLPIGGEGPEEIAVSIIAEMIQVRRSGSRKQPKGADNDESCRNLSGGGAE encoded by the coding sequence ATGAGCGTGTACGATATTGTAAGTCACATCAAGAGAGATGAGACTCCCGCCGTGTTGGCTACCCTGATTGGCGTAGAGGGGCACTCATATCGAAAGGCCGGCGCGGTCATGCTATTTCATGAGGAGGGAACGATAGGAAGCCTCAGCCCTGGATGTCTGGAAAGCGATTTGCAGCTCCGGACCGGGGAAGTGTGGAAATCGGGGATGCCGGAGACCGTGGAATATGATATGCTGTCTCAGGATGATTTCTCCTGGGGAGAAGCTGTGGGCTGCGGCGGCAAGATTAAGGTAGTGCTGGAGCCAGTAAAAGGCGAGCTCAGGAATTTGCTGCTTGAAGCCCATAACCTCATGACCTCCGGTCAAAGCGTGATCCTGCGGCGCAGCCGGGCAGACGGAAGCTATGCCTATTCGGTGGAATCTGCTGCCGGAGCGCAGGAGACGCGGGCGGTTGGCGGCTGGAGCGAAGCTTCGTTCGCAACGCTGCTTGTACCTAAACCACGGCTCGTTCTGTTTGGTCCCGGACATGATGCGCGTCCTATCGCGGATTTGGCGGTCAGAGCCGGCTTTCGCGTTGCCATCACTGACTGGCGCGAGGGCAGTCTAAGGCATGATTTTGCCGCAGCAGAAAGAGTCATTTGTTCTCCGGGCGAGGCCGCAGACCGGCTTCATATCGGCAGCAGAGATTATGTCCTGATCTGCAGCCATCAGCTTCAGCGGGACCGCATATTTCTTGAAAATATCATTAAGCATAAACCTTGTTATATTGGCATCATCGGATCCAAAGCGAGAATAGGCATGCTGCTGGATGGGCTGGATGCACCGGAGACGCTGTATGCACCTGTCGGGCTGCCGATTGGAGGAGAAGGGCCGGAAGAAATTGCCGTCAGTATTATTGCCGAGATGATTCAGGTCAGAAGATCGGGTTCCCGCAAGCAGCCGAAAGGAGCGGATAACGATGAGAGTTGCCGGAATTTATCTGGCGGCGGGGCAGAGTAG
- a CDS encoding ABC transporter ATP-binding protein, translating into MQEYSVEMRGIVKRFGSVTASDQVDFSANAGEIHALLGENGAGKSTVMSMLSGVYRADEGEILIHGKPAKIRSPKDAAMLGVGMVFQNFRLVQTLTAAENIVLGEKSSFWRGRNWIKNKHKEIEELAERFGLKFPVDRPIWQLSVGEQQRVEIVKTLYRGADIIILDEPTSVLTPGEVEGLFSTLRRMKQEGKTVIMTTHKMKEVMASSDRISVMRKGKMIATLVTKDTDERELARLMVGREVVIERQEREATEGEELLDVKNLSVYADHGRKALDDLSLSVRKGEIVGVAGVAGNGQKELAEVLTGLRTWREGGIIFDGSPVKTASVRGAIDSGISHVPENRMKSGLAGRLGSVDNLLFKSYRSEEHSKFGFLKAAKNRSWSEELVRKFDVKTPELDTPVQHLSGGNQQKLLFAREVTHRPKLMVAVHPTQGLDVGATAGVHELLMDLRASGSGVLLISEDLDELLQLSDRILVIYNGAIIGEETHETADRERIGLMMAGIRSREESMV; encoded by the coding sequence ATGCAGGAATATTCGGTGGAAATGCGCGGGATTGTCAAACGGTTCGGTTCGGTAACCGCGAGCGACCAAGTCGATTTTTCGGCAAACGCGGGCGAGATACACGCGCTGCTTGGTGAGAACGGGGCGGGAAAAAGCACGGTCATGAGCATGCTGTCGGGCGTGTATAGAGCGGATGAAGGAGAGATTCTGATTCACGGCAAACCTGCCAAGATTCGTTCTCCCAAAGACGCGGCAATGCTCGGCGTGGGCATGGTATTTCAGAACTTCAGACTGGTGCAGACCTTGACGGCGGCGGAAAATATCGTGCTTGGCGAAAAGTCGTCTTTCTGGCGCGGGCGCAACTGGATTAAAAACAAACATAAAGAAATTGAAGAGTTGGCGGAACGCTTCGGGCTGAAATTTCCGGTGGACCGTCCCATATGGCAGCTTTCCGTCGGGGAACAGCAGCGGGTGGAGATCGTCAAGACGCTCTATCGCGGCGCCGACATTATCATTCTGGATGAACCGACTTCGGTGCTTACGCCGGGGGAGGTAGAAGGGCTGTTCAGTACACTGCGCCGGATGAAGCAGGAAGGTAAGACGGTTATCATGACCACGCATAAAATGAAGGAAGTCATGGCGTCTTCGGATCGCATTTCGGTCATGCGCAAGGGTAAAATGATTGCTACGCTGGTCACCAAAGATACCGATGAGCGCGAGCTTGCGCGTCTGATGGTCGGCAGAGAAGTGGTTATTGAGCGTCAGGAGCGCGAAGCTACGGAGGGTGAAGAACTGCTTGATGTTAAAAACTTAAGCGTCTACGCCGATCATGGCCGCAAAGCTTTGGACGATCTGTCCCTGAGTGTGCGAAAGGGCGAAATTGTCGGCGTAGCCGGAGTGGCGGGCAACGGACAGAAGGAGTTGGCTGAAGTTCTGACCGGTCTTCGGACGTGGAGAGAAGGCGGAATTATCTTTGACGGAAGTCCTGTCAAGACGGCTTCAGTGCGCGGAGCGATTGACTCGGGCATCTCCCATGTGCCGGAAAATCGTATGAAGAGCGGCTTGGCCGGTCGGCTTGGTTCCGTTGATAACCTGCTGTTTAAATCGTACCGTTCCGAGGAGCATTCGAAGTTCGGCTTCCTGAAGGCGGCCAAGAACCGCTCATGGTCTGAGGAGCTTGTTCGCAAATTCGATGTGAAGACACCGGAGCTGGATACGCCTGTCCAGCATCTGTCCGGCGGCAATCAGCAGAAGCTGTTGTTCGCGCGGGAAGTTACCCATCGTCCGAAGTTGATGGTGGCTGTCCATCCGACGCAGGGCCTTGATGTCGGCGCGACAGCGGGGGTACATGAGCTGCTTATGGATCTCCGCGCCTCCGGGAGCGGTGTGCTGCTTATTTCTGAGGATCTGGATGAGCTGCTGCAGCTGTCGGACCGGATCCTGGTCATTTATAACGGAGCAATTATTGGTGAGGAGACCCATGAGACGGCGGATAGAGAAAGAATCGGCCTGATGATGGCGGGCATCCGAAGCAGAGAGGAGAGCATGGTATGA
- a CDS encoding PucR family transcriptional regulator: protein MHLTVEEALSIYPLSEAKLIAGSKGTHRIVKSINVMDAPDISDWIKEGEMLLTTAYLIKDNPEQASALLHKLNRRGSSGLGIKLGRFWESVPDALIAEADELNFPLIELPFQFTFSDQMNGLFRAELTRKTGTLQAVLEKQRKLMRFALRPVRSRSLLESVSDVIGHPLAIIGSRGELLFNNSSYSERELLGGWPWGNRNRKVRIGEETGYRLPLMQGEECFGYLVFCSIDPLLLPMEESLFVQGAELIAHHIRSGDEDYFEQDLHREFGRLLRRYLKGDLSCAELVKAADALDYGLLQAPFQLVLSDVPEAGELRQHELTRLKEEYAQHPEFGKLKAFHLVMEEGLLSIYSGERLAPERFCAIIESCFDKLKIGESFYPRAAISSRKSKPEETREAFAEVKEALRLTAHWNAGQQVAHYRQLELAMVLQQVPAEMMQKYFSRILAGLLGREPEYVREMLHTLETFLDNDGHINETAKKLFIHRNTATYRMEKLSELLDVDFKKTDDLLRLKLAFLFRKMLERG from the coding sequence ATGCATCTTACGGTCGAAGAGGCGTTATCGATTTATCCTCTGTCGGAAGCGAAGCTGATTGCCGGCTCCAAAGGAACTCACAGAATCGTCAAGTCGATCAATGTGATGGATGCGCCGGATATTTCGGACTGGATTAAAGAAGGCGAGATGCTGCTTACGACAGCCTATCTGATCAAGGATAACCCGGAGCAGGCGTCGGCGCTGCTTCACAAGCTCAATCGGAGGGGCTCCTCGGGACTCGGAATCAAGCTGGGCCGATTCTGGGAATCGGTTCCTGATGCTCTGATCGCTGAAGCGGACGAATTGAACTTCCCGCTTATCGAGCTTCCATTCCAATTTACCTTTTCCGATCAGATGAACGGACTGTTCCGGGCGGAGCTCACCCGCAAGACGGGTACCCTGCAAGCCGTTCTTGAGAAGCAGCGCAAGCTGATGCGCTTTGCCCTGCGCCCCGTGCGCAGCCGCTCGCTTCTTGAGTCGGTCTCCGATGTAATCGGACACCCGCTTGCCATCATTGGCAGCCGGGGGGAGCTGCTGTTCAATAACTCTTCCTATAGCGAACGGGAACTGCTCGGCGGATGGCCGTGGGGGAACCGGAACCGCAAGGTGCGCATTGGAGAGGAAACGGGTTACCGCCTTCCGCTTATGCAAGGAGAAGAGTGCTTTGGTTATCTTGTCTTTTGCTCTATTGACCCGTTGCTCCTACCTATGGAAGAAAGCCTGTTCGTACAGGGAGCCGAACTTATCGCGCATCATATCCGGTCGGGGGATGAGGATTATTTCGAGCAGGATTTGCACAGAGAGTTCGGAAGGCTGCTTCGCCGTTACCTGAAGGGCGACTTGTCCTGCGCCGAACTGGTAAAGGCGGCTGACGCACTGGACTACGGACTGCTGCAAGCCCCGTTTCAGCTTGTTCTTAGTGATGTGCCTGAAGCGGGAGAACTGCGGCAGCACGAACTGACCCGTCTTAAAGAAGAGTACGCGCAGCATCCGGAGTTTGGGAAGTTGAAGGCTTTTCATCTTGTGATGGAAGAAGGGCTTTTGTCGATCTATTCGGGAGAAAGGCTGGCGCCAGAGCGTTTTTGCGCTATTATTGAGTCCTGCTTCGACAAACTGAAGATCGGCGAGAGCTTCTACCCCCGGGCCGCGATCAGCAGCCGGAAGAGTAAACCGGAGGAGACCAGGGAAGCTTTTGCGGAAGTGAAGGAAGCTTTGCGCTTGACGGCACACTGGAATGCGGGACAGCAGGTTGCGCATTACCGTCAGCTTGAACTGGCCATGGTGCTGCAGCAGGTTCCTGCCGAGATGATGCAGAAATATTTCAGCCGCATATTGGCCGGACTGCTGGGCCGTGAGCCAGAGTATGTAAGGGAGATGCTGCATACGCTGGAAACTTTTTTGGACAATGACGGCCATATCAATGAAACGGCTAAAAAGCTGTTCATCCACCGCAATACGGCCACTTACCGGATGGAGAAGCTGAGCGAGCTGCTGGATGTTGATTTCAAGAAGACCGACGACCTGCTGCGGCTGAAGCTGGCCTTTCTGTTCCGTAAAATGCTGGAGCGCGGCTGA
- a CDS encoding BMP family ABC transporter substrate-binding protein: MKQRGRAFKLSFMLLFVLAIVLAGCGGNNNTGGNAGASSEPAATATATAGDSAGASAQPSGEKPKVAFVYIGPPGDGGYTYQHDQGRKAMEAELGIKADAVENVPEGPDAERIITELAQSHDIVFTTSFGYMEQTLSVAKKFPNVKFDHASGFKTADNMGNYFGKNYQASYLTGIAAGKVTKKNHLGYVGAFPISEVIYNLNAFTLGAQSVNPDIKVDVVWTNTWYDPTTERQAAISLLDKGADVLLAYQDSPATIQAAAERGAFAGGNDSDMKKFAPDNYLTNPVWNWGPYYTKTVKSVMDGTWKNEQYSGDMADGMIDLAPFGNKVPEDVQKLVADAKAKIISGELNVFTGPISDNQGNEKVPAGKSLTLEEVLGMNWLAKGIVGPLPK; the protein is encoded by the coding sequence ATGAAACAAAGGGGTCGGGCATTCAAATTGAGTTTCATGTTGCTGTTTGTGCTTGCGATTGTGCTTGCAGGCTGCGGCGGCAACAACAATACGGGAGGAAACGCAGGAGCGTCCTCGGAGCCGGCGGCAACCGCCACGGCAACGGCGGGAGATTCGGCGGGCGCGTCCGCGCAGCCGTCAGGAGAGAAGCCTAAGGTGGCGTTCGTATACATCGGGCCTCCAGGCGACGGCGGTTATACTTACCAGCATGACCAAGGGCGCAAAGCAATGGAAGCGGAACTCGGCATTAAGGCGGATGCTGTAGAAAACGTCCCTGAGGGACCCGATGCCGAGCGCATCATTACCGAGCTGGCGCAAAGTCATGACATCGTATTTACAACAAGCTTCGGCTATATGGAACAGACGCTCAGCGTGGCGAAGAAATTCCCGAACGTCAAGTTCGATCATGCTTCCGGCTTCAAGACCGCCGACAACATGGGCAACTACTTCGGTAAGAACTATCAAGCGAGTTATCTGACGGGTATTGCAGCAGGCAAAGTGACCAAGAAAAATCATCTTGGCTATGTCGGCGCTTTTCCGATCAGTGAAGTTATCTACAACCTTAATGCGTTTACGCTTGGTGCACAAAGCGTAAATCCGGACATTAAAGTCGACGTCGTATGGACAAACACATGGTATGATCCGACGACTGAGCGCCAGGCGGCCATCAGCTTGCTGGACAAAGGCGCCGACGTGCTGCTCGCGTACCAGGATTCCCCTGCTACTATCCAGGCAGCTGCTGAGCGCGGCGCATTCGCAGGCGGCAACGACTCCGACATGAAGAAATTCGCACCTGACAATTATTTGACGAACCCGGTATGGAACTGGGGACCGTACTACACGAAGACTGTAAAATCGGTCATGGACGGAACCTGGAAGAACGAGCAGTATTCCGGCGACATGGCTGACGGCATGATCGATCTGGCTCCATTCGGCAACAAGGTTCCAGAGGATGTGCAGAAGCTTGTGGCGGATGCCAAGGCGAAGATCATCAGCGGTGAATTGAATGTCTTTACGGGTCCGATCAGCGATAACCAGGGCAATGAGAAAGTTCCGGCAGGAAAGTCGCTTACGCTTGAAGAAGTGCTGGGCATGAACTGGCTGGCCAAGGGTATAGTCGGACCGCTTCCTAAATAA
- a CDS encoding ABC transporter permease yields the protein MDFVTQLLIAAITAGTPLLLATLGGILNERAGIIQLGSEGLMLMGAVTTCIVFIRTENLGVALLASVGVTAVLGLVHSFLCITLRANQTMAGLAMTLFGSGFSAYLGKSISGNPLPGILPRLQLDFLKPVPVIGDIFGNLDVLTWLSFVLVIVLHLLIHRTSWGLHLRAVGDSPATADVMGVHVRLIRYGYVTVGAMLIGLAGADMVLTVAPTWNEGLTAGRGWIAVGLVIFARWNPVRALLCAYFFGVLDSLGFRMQLLGSAIPPYFLKMIPYVVTILVLMYLGYRNRNKPSGTPESLGVPYIREQRF from the coding sequence ATGGATTTTGTCACACAGTTATTAATCGCCGCCATTACCGCGGGCACGCCGCTGCTCTTGGCGACGCTCGGAGGCATATTGAACGAACGTGCCGGTATAATTCAGCTAGGATCTGAGGGCCTGATGCTGATGGGGGCGGTCACAACCTGCATTGTCTTTATTCGTACGGAAAATCTTGGGGTGGCGCTGCTCGCGTCAGTTGGAGTAACGGCAGTGCTCGGCTTGGTCCACTCTTTCCTGTGCATCACGCTCCGCGCCAACCAGACGATGGCTGGTCTTGCAATGACACTGTTTGGCAGCGGCTTTAGCGCCTATCTCGGCAAGTCGATCAGCGGCAACCCGCTACCCGGCATTTTACCGAGACTGCAGCTGGACTTTCTGAAGCCGGTTCCGGTGATCGGCGATATTTTTGGGAATCTGGATGTTTTGACCTGGTTAAGCTTTGTGCTTGTCATTGTGCTGCATCTGCTCATTCACCGCACCTCATGGGGTCTGCACCTGCGGGCCGTGGGAGACAGTCCGGCCACTGCTGATGTTATGGGCGTTCATGTCCGGCTGATCCGTTACGGCTACGTTACTGTCGGCGCCATGCTGATCGGGCTTGCAGGAGCGGATATGGTTCTGACCGTCGCTCCGACTTGGAATGAAGGGCTGACGGCGGGCAGAGGCTGGATCGCGGTTGGTCTCGTTATTTTTGCCAGATGGAATCCGGTAAGGGCGCTGCTGTGCGCTTACTTCTTCGGAGTGCTGGATTCGCTAGGCTTCCGGATGCAGCTGCTCGGCAGCGCAATTCCACCGTATTTCCTGAAAATGATTCCTTACGTCGTAACCATTCTTGTCCTGATGTATTTGGGATACCGTAACCGCAACAAGCCTTCCGGCACACCGGAATCGCTGGGTGTCCCATACATCCGCGAGCAGCGGTTCTAG